From a single Armatimonadota bacterium genomic region:
- a CDS encoding mannitol-1-phosphate 5-dehydrogenase translates to MINERKMVQFGAGNIGRSFIGQLFARAGYEVVFVDVVDEVVNALNERRSYTVEVRDRNPETLLIENVRAVHGANKDAVVAELADCRLCATAVGPKALVAIQRALAAGILARTERGLPPLDVILCENLRDAASFMAEGLASNLPEGFPLAERVGLVETSIGKMVPIMPDEVRRQDPLLVYAEAYNTLICDRTAFLNPVPDVPGLDARQNMTAYVDRKSFVHNFGHALCAYFAHLEAPELVYTWQAVEHPTVGPATRAGMWESARALIARYPGEFDEAHMDAHIEDLLSRFCNQALGDTIYRVGRDISRKLSREDRVIGPLLLEIEQCGAPGPMTALCAAAGMQFRALDEHGQPFGPDIEFAENVYSRGPEFVLSETCGLDCTREPDRTACKAVLSAHADLLERLASGASIFG, encoded by the coding sequence TTGATCAATGAACGAAAGATGGTGCAATTTGGCGCGGGGAATATCGGTCGGTCTTTCATAGGCCAACTGTTCGCCCGCGCGGGGTATGAAGTCGTTTTCGTGGACGTAGTGGATGAGGTCGTCAACGCCCTCAACGAGCGTCGCAGTTACACGGTGGAGGTCCGGGACCGCAACCCGGAAACGCTGCTCATCGAGAACGTCCGAGCCGTCCACGGCGCCAACAAGGACGCAGTGGTGGCCGAGCTCGCGGACTGCCGCCTCTGCGCCACAGCGGTTGGCCCGAAGGCGCTGGTGGCGATCCAGCGAGCGCTGGCGGCAGGTATCCTCGCCCGGACGGAACGGGGCCTGCCACCCCTGGATGTGATCCTCTGCGAGAACCTGCGCGATGCTGCCTCGTTCATGGCCGAAGGTCTCGCGAGCAACCTCCCGGAGGGGTTCCCCCTTGCCGAACGGGTCGGGCTCGTGGAGACCAGCATTGGCAAGATGGTGCCGATCATGCCCGATGAGGTCCGGCGTCAAGACCCCCTCCTTGTGTACGCTGAAGCCTACAACACGCTCATCTGCGATCGCACGGCTTTCCTGAATCCCGTGCCCGACGTGCCGGGTCTGGATGCGCGTCAGAATATGACCGCCTACGTGGACCGGAAGAGTTTCGTGCACAATTTCGGGCATGCCCTGTGCGCCTACTTCGCGCACCTGGAGGCCCCGGAACTGGTGTACACCTGGCAGGCGGTGGAGCACCCGACTGTCGGCCCAGCGACCCGCGCGGGCATGTGGGAGAGCGCTCGGGCGCTCATCGCGCGGTATCCCGGAGAGTTCGACGAGGCCCACATGGACGCCCACATCGAGGACTTGCTCTCACGTTTCTGCAATCAGGCCCTGGGCGACACCATCTACCGCGTGGGGCGGGATATCTCCCGCAAGCTGAGCCGCGAGGACAGAGTGATCGGCCCGCTGCTGCTGGAGATCGAGCAATGCGGCGCGCCGGGGCCGATGACGGCCCTTTGCGCCGCAGCGGGCATGCAGTTCCGAGCCCTCGACGAGCATGGCCAGCCCTTCGGCCCGGACATCGAATTCGCGGAGAACGTCTACTCGCGCGGCCCCGAGTTCGTCTTGAGCGAGACCTGCGGACTCGACTGCACGCGCGAGCCCGACCGCACGGCATGCAAGGCGGTGCTCAGTGCTCATGCCGACCTGCTTGAGAGGCTCGCCTCAGGGGCATCCATCTTCGGATAG
- the polA gene encoding DNA polymerase I, with the protein MPSTILLIDGNSLVHRAYHALSPLSTTGGQPTHAAYGFLQMLLTLLAEQRPDVVVLALDARGPTFRHEISPEYKAHRPPMEEDLASQFPIVRDLADALNIPIVEEQGYEADDLIGALATRAEKAGRQVLIVTGDRDLCQLVTPAIEVIAPVKGMSQIKHYDAAAVRAEFGVDPARIVDLKGLAGDSSDNIPGVPGVGPKTAVKLLEQFGSLEAVFDRLDDVSTAKLRENLRAHEDDARLSKRLATIDHNAPVDLELIERVWAGPDTEKLRRLLGSLEFTSLLDRIPISDAPPTEAETGDASSDALQVCSQAAQAGEVGVAVALSGEVPLGIALSVQGEQTVFVEIPSPEAQGSLFGDGTPQFPGCVRDLLADASVRKVGHDLKATSRALDSAGIDLDGFEFDTAVAAYLVAPHRGAPDLDALAAQHLGQGLPRVDAAGKESISAHAARAVAAAGMVLRLRSPLEADLDRTEARSLFDEIEMPLVTVLRDMERAGIGVDPVRLDEIGDMLSGMMTELAHRIYGVAGEEFNLGSPKQIGEVLFGKMGLPHGRKTKTGWATGAEVLETLAEEYEIAALILQHREYSKLKSTYVDGIIPLISADGRLHTTLEQTVVATGRLSSRNPNLQNIPVRTEWGREIRSCFVAQGEGNVLLAADYSQIELRILAHMSGDQSLVAAFQAGEDIHSRTAAAIFDVPIERVTSDMRRVAKTVNYAVIYGMGATALARQLGIGRKEASQFIENYFARLPGVKAYMEGVVERARKDGYVKTLFGRRRPMPDLVSRDPRAKAYAERAAANAPLQGTAADIIKIAMVRLARRLPDVSPECRMLLQVHDDLIFELPESDVDRVAPVVREVMEGAAQLDVPLRVEPKVGANWRDMVFI; encoded by the coding sequence GTGCCTTCGACGATACTGCTGATTGACGGGAACAGTCTGGTTCACCGGGCGTACCACGCCTTATCTCCGCTGTCGACCACAGGCGGACAACCTACCCATGCCGCCTATGGCTTCCTGCAGATGCTGCTCACTCTTCTGGCTGAGCAGCGGCCGGACGTTGTTGTGCTTGCACTCGATGCGCGCGGCCCCACCTTCCGCCACGAGATCAGCCCCGAGTACAAGGCCCACCGCCCTCCCATGGAGGAAGACCTGGCATCTCAGTTCCCGATTGTGCGGGACCTGGCGGATGCCCTCAATATCCCCATCGTTGAAGAGCAGGGCTACGAGGCCGACGACCTGATCGGAGCACTCGCCACCCGAGCTGAAAAAGCCGGTCGGCAGGTGCTGATCGTCACCGGTGATCGCGACCTGTGCCAGCTTGTGACCCCCGCGATCGAGGTCATTGCCCCCGTCAAGGGTATGAGTCAGATCAAGCATTACGATGCCGCGGCAGTTCGCGCGGAGTTCGGCGTGGACCCGGCCCGAATCGTCGACCTCAAGGGTCTCGCAGGAGACAGCTCCGACAACATTCCCGGCGTACCCGGAGTGGGACCGAAGACTGCTGTGAAACTGCTGGAGCAGTTCGGTTCACTCGAGGCGGTCTTTGACAGACTCGACGACGTTTCGACCGCGAAGCTGCGCGAGAACCTGCGCGCGCACGAGGATGACGCGCGCTTGAGCAAGCGGCTCGCGACCATCGATCACAACGCGCCGGTGGACCTGGAACTCATTGAGCGGGTCTGGGCCGGGCCGGACACAGAAAAGCTACGCAGGCTCCTGGGCAGCCTGGAATTCACCAGCCTGCTTGACCGCATCCCCATATCCGACGCGCCACCGACGGAAGCCGAAACGGGGGACGCGTCCTCCGATGCGCTGCAGGTCTGCTCGCAGGCCGCCCAGGCGGGTGAGGTCGGTGTGGCGGTGGCGCTATCGGGCGAAGTCCCGCTGGGAATTGCCCTGTCCGTGCAGGGCGAGCAGACGGTTTTCGTGGAGATCCCCAGCCCGGAGGCCCAGGGGAGTCTGTTCGGAGACGGGACGCCGCAATTTCCCGGCTGCGTGAGGGACCTGCTGGCCGATGCGTCGGTGCGCAAGGTGGGGCACGACCTCAAAGCGACTTCGCGCGCCCTGGACTCCGCCGGCATCGACCTCGACGGATTCGAGTTCGACACGGCGGTGGCGGCTTATCTCGTGGCCCCGCATCGGGGCGCACCGGATCTTGATGCCCTCGCTGCGCAACATCTCGGACAGGGCCTGCCGCGGGTGGACGCTGCCGGGAAAGAAAGCATATCCGCACACGCTGCGCGCGCAGTTGCGGCCGCCGGCATGGTCCTGCGACTGCGCAGTCCGCTGGAGGCCGATCTTGACCGGACCGAGGCTCGGAGTCTCTTCGATGAAATCGAGATGCCACTGGTGACGGTGCTGCGGGACATGGAACGCGCGGGCATCGGCGTGGACCCGGTACGGCTGGACGAAATCGGCGACATGCTGTCAGGGATGATGACCGAACTCGCGCACCGTATTTACGGGGTAGCGGGCGAGGAGTTCAACCTGGGTTCGCCCAAGCAGATCGGCGAGGTTCTGTTCGGGAAAATGGGCTTGCCCCACGGCCGGAAGACCAAGACCGGATGGGCCACCGGGGCCGAAGTGCTGGAAACCCTGGCCGAAGAATACGAGATCGCCGCACTGATTCTCCAGCACCGCGAGTACTCGAAGCTCAAGTCCACGTATGTTGACGGGATCATACCGCTGATCAGTGCAGATGGCCGCCTGCACACCACGCTGGAGCAGACGGTAGTGGCCACGGGACGCCTGTCCAGCCGCAACCCGAACCTGCAGAACATCCCTGTTCGCACGGAGTGGGGGCGAGAAATACGCTCATGTTTCGTCGCCCAGGGGGAGGGAAATGTCTTGCTGGCTGCCGACTATTCCCAGATCGAATTGCGCATTCTCGCGCATATGTCGGGTGATCAGAGCCTCGTAGCCGCCTTCCAGGCGGGTGAGGATATTCACAGTCGCACTGCAGCCGCGATCTTCGATGTGCCGATCGAGCGGGTTACCTCGGACATGCGGCGCGTGGCGAAGACGGTCAATTACGCTGTGATCTACGGGATGGGCGCCACGGCGCTTGCACGGCAGTTGGGCATTGGGCGCAAGGAAGCAAGTCAGTTCATCGAGAATTATTTCGCGCGCTTGCCGGGCGTCAAAGCATACATGGAGGGCGTAGTTGAGCGTGCGCGCAAAGACGGATATGTGAAAACGCTATTCGGCCGGCGTCGGCCCATGCCCGATCTGGTGTCGCGCGACCCGAGAGCCAAGGCTTACGCCGAACGCGCCGCAGCCAATGCCCCTCTGCAAGGCACTGCGGCGGACATCATCAAGATCGCAATGGTGCGGCTCGCGAGGCGACTGCCCGACGTGTCGCCGGAGTGCCGCATGCTCTTGCAGGTACATGATGATCTGATTTTCGAGCTGCCTGAATCTGATGTGGACCGGGTGGCTCCTGTGGTCCGGGAGGTGATGGAAGGCGCGGCCCAACTGGATGTCCCGCTGCGGGTAGAGCCGAAAGTAGGGGCCAACTGGCGGGACATGGTCTTCATCTGA
- the sppA gene encoding signal peptide peptidase SppA: MDWNTDGAGDRDAEGNVTQQPEPTVDQEAPEQPEIQLGESGASEPAMSQEAVAETESGDVLHVDVGEEEPPASSAAFPPGPQPPPPPPGAYAQGQWAYVPPPSPPAPPARRGMSGCLIAVLIGLGLLVVGGLVITFVVGSMSMGEAPGGFAGGDRVAVIYISGVISDGGEEVPLFGPAINGSRAIMEQIRMAGKDSSAKSILLYINSPGGSAAASQAIYKEVVRVQKDHNKPVIAAMGDVCASGGYYIASAAKTIVAAPATLTGSIGVIMQSMNWSGLADKYGVKSETVKSGPYKDSMSPFRPMREDERKLAQDMVNDVFNQFVKDVDAGRKNLNLAEVRKLADGRVYTGSQAKKVGLVDDLGNYHDALAIAAKAGGIEGEPQVKTYGRSRGFYGLFSERAPSQLPVGTGMPLPRPLGPGIWLLWESEEALSAE; the protein is encoded by the coding sequence ATGGATTGGAATACCGACGGAGCGGGCGACCGCGACGCCGAAGGGAACGTGACGCAACAGCCTGAACCAACTGTGGATCAGGAGGCCCCCGAGCAACCGGAAATCCAGCTTGGGGAGAGCGGCGCGAGTGAGCCAGCCATGTCCCAGGAAGCCGTCGCTGAGACGGAATCCGGGGACGTACTTCACGTGGACGTCGGCGAGGAGGAACCACCGGCCTCTTCAGCTGCGTTCCCGCCCGGACCGCAGCCTCCGCCTCCGCCGCCGGGTGCCTATGCCCAGGGGCAGTGGGCTTATGTACCCCCACCTTCCCCCCCGGCGCCTCCTGCGCGCAGAGGCATGAGCGGCTGCCTGATCGCCGTGCTCATCGGTCTGGGCCTGCTGGTAGTGGGCGGACTGGTCATCACGTTTGTCGTGGGCAGCATGAGCATGGGAGAAGCCCCCGGAGGATTTGCCGGCGGCGACAGGGTGGCTGTGATCTACATCTCCGGCGTCATCAGCGACGGCGGTGAGGAAGTGCCTCTGTTCGGCCCCGCGATCAACGGCTCCCGCGCGATCATGGAGCAGATCCGGATGGCCGGGAAGGACAGTTCTGCCAAGTCGATCCTGCTCTATATCAACAGCCCAGGGGGAAGCGCCGCGGCATCGCAGGCCATCTACAAAGAAGTCGTCCGCGTCCAGAAGGACCACAATAAGCCGGTAATCGCCGCCATGGGCGATGTCTGTGCATCGGGGGGCTACTACATTGCATCCGCTGCGAAGACCATTGTCGCTGCGCCCGCCACCCTCACCGGCAGCATTGGCGTCATCATGCAGAGCATGAACTGGTCGGGCCTCGCGGACAAGTACGGAGTCAAGAGTGAGACGGTGAAATCAGGTCCTTACAAGGACAGCATGAGTCCCTTCCGCCCGATGCGCGAGGACGAGCGAAAACTCGCGCAGGATATGGTAAATGACGTCTTCAACCAGTTTGTCAAAGACGTGGACGCGGGCCGCAAGAATCTGAACCTTGCCGAAGTCCGCAAGCTTGCCGACGGCCGGGTCTACACTGGGAGCCAGGCGAAGAAGGTTGGTCTCGTGGACGACCTGGGGAACTACCATGATGCCCTCGCGATCGCTGCCAAGGCGGGCGGCATTGAGGGTGAGCCCCAGGTCAAGACTTACGGCCGCAGTCGGGGCTTTTACGGGCTGTTCAGCGAGCGTGCGCCGAGCCAGCTTCCAGTGGGGACAGGCATGCCCCTGCCTCGTCCCCTGGGCCCCGGCATTTGGCTCTTGTGGGAAAGCGAAGAAGCTCTGAGCGCAGAATGA
- a CDS encoding beta-galactosidase, with product MRCNRVSRTAKVLAFAALLFIHTSIAADTLLVESFESADATSRWQVAGEAQLSALHATDGKKSLFVRWPQGRGLLTGGFPEDWSGWELLKVNCHNPGPPLTVTLRADDETGATTSSWYHYLRSGNNVLEFSVPGLAERIDVSRIRSAHIRVDPPRERPLELYFDEIRFCRDEPPEVYAPPYTEQKPIPDAAGSIIANGDFETGLTGWRTWGEWDGGRYEFGSGAGEDAYSGAASVAVICTRVGRGGLFTDSITIPATATWRLSFRVKSTMGGKIRYGWATSDAENDLKETPAGKDWQLVQLELPLKKGAQGNVHLQSLAPGTVFFDEVRLVPGGDNAPAIAAEAVPGNHVKNPGFELGLHAWGSWGEWDDGLYEFGTGTGVNAHTGQTSAAVICNRQGRGGIFTDPMKLDADVYTLRFVARATEPSTIRFGVIYPGGQMMRDADVSRQWQTFDLTVPSSLDGDWRVYLMSTGTATVYFDEVTLVGSKTEAGPEDALPKALGPPAKVELRNGHTYLNGEPFFALGMYRATPENLKGTAFNVIPGWASPGAGLLNDCAANGIYALPDLTGVMRGHLPQQVTAVARPIMDHPAVFAWYVCDEPDHQRWAVPPDEMRLAKRLLAETDPNHPACAVVMSWADSNLYRYADTVDILMTDVYPMGEKHPADLHRIADATAIMRRAVRDERPIWTVIQATGQGTPEEHVAAAWLAIVEGADGLFFWEYEDAVRDRRVWDKVCAIADEIKSLRLVLTSPDASQQAREEMPGLRTLVKNAPDGRYLIAVNGTGDDLGACVIGLPSVADGPAWVVSEDRSVRVTNGTLTDVFGPFTRHIYKLP from the coding sequence ATGCGGTGCAACCGGGTGTCCCGCACAGCAAAGGTATTGGCGTTCGCCGCCCTATTGTTTATACACACCAGCATTGCCGCCGACACCCTCCTGGTGGAATCTTTCGAGAGCGCCGACGCCACGTCACGCTGGCAAGTGGCGGGGGAAGCGCAACTCAGCGCACTGCATGCCACGGACGGCAAGAAGTCGCTGTTCGTGCGCTGGCCCCAGGGACGCGGCCTCCTGACCGGCGGGTTCCCGGAAGACTGGTCGGGCTGGGAATTGCTCAAAGTCAATTGCCACAACCCCGGTCCACCACTCACCGTGACCCTCAGGGCCGACGATGAGACCGGCGCAACCACCAGTTCCTGGTATCACTACCTTCGCAGTGGTAACAACGTCCTCGAGTTCAGTGTTCCTGGACTGGCGGAACGGATCGATGTCTCCCGTATCCGCTCCGCTCACATCCGCGTCGACCCGCCGCGTGAGCGCCCGCTGGAGCTGTACTTCGACGAGATCCGCTTCTGCCGCGATGAGCCCCCCGAGGTCTACGCCCCCCCATACACAGAGCAGAAACCGATTCCGGACGCCGCGGGGTCCATCATTGCCAACGGGGACTTCGAGACAGGTCTCACCGGGTGGCGGACCTGGGGAGAGTGGGACGGCGGGCGCTATGAATTTGGGTCCGGCGCGGGTGAAGACGCCTACTCCGGCGCCGCATCGGTGGCTGTCATCTGTACACGCGTTGGTCGAGGCGGGCTGTTCACTGACTCAATCACGATACCGGCCACGGCCACGTGGCGACTGTCCTTCCGGGTCAAGTCCACGATGGGCGGGAAAATTCGCTACGGTTGGGCGACATCGGACGCCGAGAACGATCTCAAAGAGACGCCGGCCGGGAAGGACTGGCAACTGGTGCAACTCGAGCTTCCCCTGAAGAAGGGCGCGCAGGGGAATGTGCACTTACAAAGCCTTGCTCCGGGCACCGTCTTCTTCGACGAAGTGCGTCTCGTGCCCGGCGGAGACAACGCCCCCGCGATTGCAGCCGAAGCGGTCCCCGGCAATCACGTCAAGAACCCCGGGTTCGAGCTTGGCCTGCACGCCTGGGGAAGCTGGGGCGAGTGGGACGACGGGCTGTACGAGTTCGGCACCGGAACGGGAGTGAATGCCCATACCGGGCAGACCTCAGCTGCGGTCATCTGCAACAGGCAGGGCCGCGGCGGCATCTTCACAGACCCAATGAAGCTCGACGCCGACGTGTATACCCTGCGCTTCGTGGCCCGGGCCACTGAACCCTCCACCATCCGTTTTGGGGTTATCTACCCGGGCGGCCAGATGATGCGGGATGCCGACGTGAGCAGGCAGTGGCAGACATTTGATCTCACCGTCCCATCAAGTCTCGACGGAGACTGGCGCGTGTACCTCATGAGCACCGGGACCGCCACGGTGTACTTCGATGAGGTGACGCTGGTCGGCTCGAAAACAGAAGCCGGACCCGAAGATGCACTCCCGAAGGCCCTTGGGCCTCCCGCCAAGGTGGAACTGAGGAACGGACATACTTACCTGAACGGCGAGCCATTCTTCGCGCTGGGCATGTACCGCGCAACGCCAGAAAACCTCAAGGGCACCGCATTCAACGTGATCCCCGGTTGGGCATCTCCCGGCGCCGGCCTGCTCAATGACTGCGCGGCCAACGGGATCTACGCCCTGCCCGATCTCACAGGTGTCATGCGCGGACATCTACCCCAGCAGGTCACAGCGGTCGCCCGGCCCATTATGGATCACCCCGCGGTATTCGCCTGGTATGTCTGCGACGAGCCGGATCACCAGCGTTGGGCCGTGCCGCCTGACGAAATGCGTCTGGCGAAGCGACTGCTCGCTGAAACCGACCCCAACCACCCCGCCTGCGCCGTTGTCATGTCCTGGGCAGACAGCAACCTGTACCGGTACGCGGACACCGTGGACATCCTCATGACCGACGTCTACCCCATGGGTGAGAAGCATCCCGCCGACCTGCACCGCATCGCCGATGCCACTGCGATCATGCGCCGCGCGGTGCGGGACGAACGGCCCATCTGGACGGTGATCCAGGCAACCGGCCAGGGCACGCCCGAGGAGCACGTGGCCGCGGCATGGCTTGCCATCGTGGAAGGCGCGGACGGGCTGTTCTTCTGGGAATACGAGGATGCAGTGCGCGACCGCCGAGTGTGGGACAAGGTCTGCGCGATCGCCGACGAGATCAAGTCCCTGCGTCTGGTCCTAACGTCACCGGACGCGAGCCAACAGGCTCGTGAAGAAATGCCCGGCCTGCGGACACTTGTGAAGAACGCTCCCGACGGTCGCTATCTGATCGCGGTGAACGGGACGGGTGACGACCTCGGCGCCTGCGTCATCGGGCTGCCGAGCGTGGCCGACGGCCCGGCCTGGGTAGTATCCGAGGACCGCAGCGTCCGGGTCACCAACGGGACGCTGACAGACGTTTTCGGGCCATTCACCAGGCATATCTACAAGCTGCCCTGA
- a CDS encoding response regulator transcription factor, protein MTRIMLVDDHAIFRVGLRVVIDAEDDCEVVAEASSGEGALAKLDEARPDIVVLDISLAGGMNGLQVAREILSTRPAISVIVLSMHEEIDRVREALSLGVSAYVLKGSDVDDVVEAIRKVGKGQRYLSPALAEQAFDLLTNPDGPKTPRVPGLTERESQVIILVAEGATSAQIGERLFISTRTVETHRANAMRKLCLRNQADVVRWALKRGLIGDED, encoded by the coding sequence ATGACACGCATCATGCTGGTGGATGACCACGCGATTTTCCGCGTGGGGTTGCGGGTCGTCATTGATGCTGAAGACGACTGTGAGGTAGTTGCCGAGGCGTCATCGGGTGAAGGAGCACTGGCGAAACTCGACGAGGCCAGGCCTGACATCGTCGTATTGGACATTAGCCTTGCCGGCGGCATGAACGGGCTGCAGGTGGCGCGTGAGATCCTGTCCACTCGCCCGGCGATATCTGTCATTGTCCTGTCCATGCACGAGGAAATCGACCGTGTGAGGGAAGCTCTCAGCCTCGGCGTTTCTGCGTATGTGCTGAAAGGTTCCGACGTTGATGACGTGGTCGAGGCGATTCGCAAGGTCGGCAAAGGCCAGCGCTATCTGTCCCCCGCTCTTGCCGAGCAGGCATTCGACCTCCTGACCAACCCGGATGGCCCGAAAACCCCGCGAGTGCCCGGCCTGACGGAACGCGAGAGCCAGGTCATTATTCTCGTGGCCGAGGGAGCCACTTCGGCCCAAATCGGGGAGCGGCTTTTCATCAGCACTCGCACGGTGGAGACACACCGGGCGAACGCCATGCGCAAGTTGTGCCTGCGGAACCAGGCGGACGTGGTGCGGTGGGCTCTGAAGCGCGGGCTCATCGGGGACGAGGATTGA
- a CDS encoding Lrp/AsnC ligand binding domain-containing protein gives MVTAIVLINTQVGMAPEVAQALVDSESVAEAYLVAGEYDIVAIVKVQDYEDMAELVPERLAGIEGITRTCTLMAFRRYSHRLLERMWEIGFSEDTVD, from the coding sequence ATGGTTACCGCTATCGTGCTCATCAACACGCAGGTGGGTATGGCCCCGGAAGTGGCCCAGGCCCTGGTCGACAGCGAGAGTGTTGCCGAGGCGTACCTGGTGGCGGGAGAATACGACATCGTCGCCATCGTGAAGGTACAGGACTACGAGGACATGGCGGAGCTCGTGCCCGAGCGACTCGCGGGCATCGAGGGCATAACCCGCACGTGCACCCTCATGGCTTTCAGGCGCTACTCGCACCGGCTCTTGGAGCGCATGTGGGAGATCGGCTTCTCCGAAGACACCGTCGATTAG
- a CDS encoding HAMP domain-containing histidine kinase, with amino-acid sequence MTTIAKTLALPRVTVRKPIALSFPRKLILAFAIAIAIPLFGYAVFMHAINGQRMRMLDEAALNQRLAVVVQHVRAMGLRVLYTATAARDEWLQKASHGKFETVGPAFLRELADSQGISAAAILRTGGAQSPAVLGRDLALDAMLTETSHAAAALDGEASWGVVGHRDSLVVVGAAPLKSRDGSDTTIGAILVGRQITAEEMESVMGADVCEAALCTLKPGDTFRTGPGSKATPVRNTSGFSATTVDGESTGETVSMAMVFASGSQEDAPSQLTVTMNRSALPGRGPRFVTVAFGAFACALLLGALLTSLVTNWINQPLEELRERVEDLAAGKRGAPPLQIETDDSLGRLARAFNHMVASREETQELLLHNERLAMAGKLSAAIAHEVKNVLAPIHLRAELLMQCVRDPLARENLQGMQAEIDRGAALLRNLLDLARNSGTEMRAVAVDELLFRAADLVAPQLSQSSTALSVSGLGDETLVWGDQSELLQVLVNLVNNATDANAKHVTLSADKTDGCVRITVTDDGTGMDEATRQRALEPFFTTKPCGKGTGLGLSICHSVAEAHGGTLSIESQRHAGTRVSLSLPAIGED; translated from the coding sequence ATGACCACCATAGCAAAGACCTTAGCCCTGCCAAGGGTTACGGTCCGAAAACCCATCGCACTCTCTTTTCCCCGGAAGCTCATCCTGGCCTTCGCCATAGCCATCGCGATTCCACTCTTCGGCTATGCCGTGTTCATGCACGCTATCAATGGCCAGCGGATGCGGATGCTCGATGAAGCTGCGCTGAATCAGCGCCTCGCCGTGGTTGTTCAGCATGTCCGGGCTATGGGATTGCGGGTCCTGTACACGGCGACTGCCGCCCGTGACGAATGGTTACAGAAAGCGTCGCACGGCAAGTTCGAGACAGTCGGGCCCGCATTCCTGCGGGAGTTGGCGGATTCCCAGGGGATCAGCGCCGCGGCGATCCTGAGAACGGGGGGAGCTCAGTCGCCCGCGGTGCTTGGCCGGGATCTGGCGCTGGATGCCATGCTCACTGAGACGTCGCACGCTGCCGCCGCTCTGGACGGCGAGGCATCGTGGGGAGTCGTCGGGCACCGAGACAGCCTCGTGGTCGTAGGCGCTGCGCCTTTGAAGTCCCGTGACGGCTCGGACACCACCATCGGCGCAATCCTGGTGGGACGCCAAATCACCGCGGAAGAGATGGAGTCGGTAATGGGGGCCGATGTCTGCGAGGCGGCCCTGTGCACACTCAAACCGGGCGACACGTTCCGTACCGGGCCAGGCTCCAAAGCCACTCCAGTGCGCAATACATCAGGCTTTTCGGCGACTACCGTGGATGGCGAGAGCACCGGCGAGACTGTCTCGATGGCCATGGTTTTCGCCAGCGGATCCCAGGAGGATGCGCCATCGCAGCTTACCGTCACCATGAACAGGTCTGCCCTGCCGGGCCGTGGTCCCCGGTTCGTGACTGTCGCATTCGGCGCATTTGCATGTGCTCTGTTGCTGGGTGCCCTGCTGACAAGTCTCGTCACAAACTGGATCAACCAGCCTCTGGAAGAACTGCGTGAGCGCGTCGAGGACCTGGCGGCGGGAAAGCGCGGCGCGCCACCGTTGCAGATCGAGACTGACGACAGCCTTGGGCGCCTCGCCCGGGCCTTCAATCACATGGTCGCAAGCCGCGAGGAGACCCAGGAACTACTCCTGCACAATGAGCGACTCGCCATGGCCGGGAAGCTGTCGGCAGCCATCGCACACGAAGTCAAGAACGTGCTGGCGCCCATCCACCTGCGTGCTGAACTCTTGATGCAGTGCGTCCGCGACCCTCTTGCCCGGGAGAATCTTCAAGGCATGCAGGCAGAGATCGACCGGGGCGCCGCGCTCCTGCGCAATCTCCTGGATCTCGCCCGTAACAGCGGAACGGAAATGCGCGCGGTTGCAGTGGATGAGTTGCTTTTCCGGGCCGCAGACCTTGTGGCTCCCCAGTTGAGTCAGTCATCCACTGCGCTGTCTGTCAGTGGCCTGGGGGATGAGACCCTGGTCTGGGGCGATCAGTCCGAGCTTCTCCAGGTACTCGTCAACCTGGTGAACAATGCGACCGATGCCAACGCTAAGCACGTGACACTCAGTGCCGATAAGACTGATGGCTGCGTCAGGATCACGGTCACGGACGACGGGACCGGGATGGACGAAGCCACACGCCAGCGAGCGCTGGAACCGTTCTTCACAACCAAGCCCTGCGGAAAGGGGACAGGGCTTGGGCTGAGCATCTGCCACAGCGTCGCCGAAGCACATGGGGGAACGCTTTCCATTGAAAGCCAACGCCACGCCGGCACTCGCGTCAGCCTCAGTCTGCCGGCAATCGGAGAAGACTAA